In Cryptomeria japonica chromosome 1, Sugi_1.0, whole genome shotgun sequence, the sequence GAAAACTCATTCCATGTTGAAAACAAAGAGCTCCAATAAACCATATGGTTTCGTACTCTCTTGCCTGCATAAATCAATCCATTGTTAACCTATATATTACAAAAAGGCGCAATATAACATATACAATAACATCACACAATATTTAGAGCTTGATGGGTACCTTAGGAGTAAGTGATTTGGATGAAAACAAGCAAGCCACATGCAACACCATATACAACATTGCAAACACTGAAATACCAGCATAAAACATGCAATTGTAAATGTAGGCAATTCTCTCCAGAAACATGAGCCTAGTTTTTGGATTGTAGAAGAaagatgaagattgcattaataacaTCGAAACCAGTCCAGCAGCTATTCGTTTCCTCTGTGCCAATCGATCGGGAGCAGTTGATGGAGCCATTCCTTTAAATGCTGGTGGAGTAAGCCACAAGTAAATAGACCTCCATCCCAAACAATGTATTCCGTATCCTGTCAATACATCTTCTGTACTTGACCCATAGCTCCATCCCACCTGAATTCAAGAACATCTTAATATCTGGACTTTTATGCAAACCCTGATTAAATATAACAATGTCTAAAGAAGTTTTCAAGTCACCTGCTTTCCCCAAGCAGTGCCCTTTTCATGGTTGCAGCTGCATAAATCCAGAGCCGCTTCCTTTGAAACCCAAGCAATCTCGCCTTGATCATGTTTTGTCAGGGCTGATTTCCCAAGTTCCAGTCTACAGTCCTCTAATAAGCTCCCTTCTTGGGTTCCAACTCCTGTTACTCCAAGCTAATGTAAGAGAGTTCTAGTTTATTTATCTCTACATCTAAGCTAGTTTTGGCAAGAGATTTTCACTGTTTATGACCATACCATGGAGAGCTGTTCTTCGGAGAAAACAGCCTGTCCCACAGTAATAAGGACCTTGAATTCCGTCCAATCCTTTGAGCAATACCTGAACATCTTAAATCTCACATTTGAGCTCATTCAAATCAAAATACAGCCAAGAGAGAATTAGAAACATATAAGCTGACAATAACTGTTTATGCCTGTTTTCCTACAGTGGAGAAATGTAATGCCACAGAAGCTCTCAATTAACATAGTTAAATTTTGAGCTACCTGTATAAATTCAGGTGGGTGTTTCCACTGATAATGTTTAAACATGTAAGATCGCTATATAGCAAgattttgaattataaattcttaTACTTATCAACTAGAATTGAGAGGTTTTCAATAAAAAATGTTTTCTGAAggtaaaataaaagaataaatataagAGGCACGTAATAGAATGAAAATTTTCTATACTAGGAAAAAGGATTGAACTTTCCATTAGCTCTGAATTGTATTACTTTGTTGATAGGCTCTATTCAGATAGATTTTCCTCCTATTTATGTTCTATTTGTTTCTTTTTATTAATTAATGTTGGATACGTGTTGTATGATTTCTACGTTTATTAGTTGAGATGGAATTTTGGGTAGTGATTAGATTTGCAAATTTCTGAATTCAAATTTTTTAAGtgttattttgagaatttttttttaacttgattttttttttgaatgttgttTATATTTTGATATATTTAAGAGTTCAGTATTGTATTGGGGAACAATTAATAGTTTGTATCATTCAGAATTTTAAGGTGTTGAAATCTTTATTCAAAGACAATtattatgtgaaaatattgtatATTATCTTTGCTTTttatttattatgttattatttatgTTCTTACTGtactatttttttatattattagttTAATGCTGGATAATTATTTTTCTGTATATGAATCTAGGATGACTTATATAATATGAGAGTATCTCATACTTTTTACAGGAGGCACCTATCTGGGCTACAATAGAGCTATAGATACCTTAACCTGCGCTACAATAGAACTATAGATACCTTAACCTGtagaatttgaacttgtgacctctcttttaagaacAATTTTATATAAAACTGCTTTCaatatatctatttatattttgacatacctaaaaataaaataaaagagattCATTGCTATTGCTATATAAGTAAGCagttaattttttatatttgttcTGTTTATTTCAAATCTTAAGTTCACTATTTTATTCTCAGAAATATTGTTTTCACAGGTAATTACTTACATCGTAGAGAAAAACAAGCCGATTTCCGTGAACGTCTTGCCTGTCAAGATTGTCAAACACTTGTGGAAACTGCACAAAACCCGCATTGTATCCAAGCTTTGTGTCCATAAAAACACACATGGCATGTCTGAGAGCGTTTGAATCATTTATGTACGTATCACAGTCGAGATTTAGAATAAAAGGGCTGTTGCTTAATATTCCTGATACTCGCATCTGGATCATGATTTAAACACACTCTATTTCAACTGTAGTGCACTATAATCTCATTCAAACTCAGAATTCCCTCAAATCTATCAACATAAATGCAAAACCAAACAATAACAAACCAGCGCATTCAGAGCCCCAGCCTTGAATTGATGTTTATATCCCTCTCTCTTTTCCCGCGCAACATACACAAGCAAGGGAGCATTCCATTCAAATCTATCAATTCCAATGTTATTCACAACCTGCACAGGCactgaaaatattaaaaaatcgaAGCCCTAAGAGAAAGATATAGGCTACATAAGAAGTAATTCCTCTGTACCTCAACTATAGGCTGGTGGTCATATGGATTATCAGATGCCCAAGATGTGTACCGCCGCGCAATCTTTAGGGCTTCCTGAGGCCTCTGTGCCAAATCGTTAATCCGATTCTCCAACTGCTCATATTCTTCCTGATTTCAACACATTAATGCATAGTTACCTCATTACCCCACAATAAAGAATCAGTTCATATTACCAGGCTATAAAAGAAAACGTGTGAAATGCTACCTTCAATTCATTCCCCTGTTCAAAAAGGGAAGAAGCCGTGCGGGAAGAAAATAATTTAGCCGGGGAACGAGGCTCGATAGAATGTGATTTGCAGAAAGGCACCCATTTTTGAGCAAATGTGAAAACCTCCAACATCATACAGAAAATGACAGGGGAAGCAGAGTCATCAGAGACATAGCAGGAAACCCTGTCGGCAGGGTAGCCCACCGCTAGCAcagaaagaattgtatttgcagTGATTAATGGAGGCTCCTTCTGTGGATCCGCCGTAGTTATGAAAATGTCGACAGGATACAACTTGCAGGGTTCTCCACGCTTTTCATACCTGCAACACCgctaatttgaaacaaaatttctgTATCAAAGTCGAAAAGCTGCAATTTAAGACAAAATTTCCTTATCAAAGTCGAAAAAGCTAAGTAAATGGGATAAAGTAATACATACCTGGCAGACAGAGTGTGGGGATCTGTCTGCCTTTCAACTGGTCGCCATTTGAGGAGAGAGTAGATAATGAAATTGAGCACAAAAAGGCATTCACAAAAACCTGCAATCGCCCAGATGATAAAGGCATCCTGTAAAGGATTGTTGAAACGATATTTGAGAAGCAAGAGAAGGCAAACACCCCTGCACAACGTCAGCACCCGGTCTATTTTAATGTTTTTTCTTGTTTTGGGAAGGATAACTGTGGCACTCAGAGGAAGTCCGTCTCCTTCCATGGGCACACGATTTCTGTGTCTAGCTTCTTCCCTGACctgcttttgaactaaatattTTGGTTGCAGAGAAGGCTTAGAGTTGAGAAGACTAGTAGAGGAGGTCTACAGTGGAGAGGATTAGTAGATGGCCTGGAGTGCAGGCATTTTAATATCATCAATGTTGACAGAGTCAATTATTGGGAGAAGGATCATTAGGTAATATCTGGGTATCAATCCATGTTATAGTATGTAGACAAAATGGGCTCAAAAGTGGTACactaaaaatgtcatgtcaatgATTATCTTCAAATATGTATTTCTAAAATTTAAAAAGTAATCAACATGTGATGTCACATCAGTGCACAAGTAAACATGATTTAGTGTACATTTGGTCTTATCACAATTTGGAACCATTTTGGACGCTTTCACAAAAAATGCATGTTGATGTGACATCATATTTGACCATGTGTACTTGGAAATGAATTTTTTAAGTAAGGGACTTGACAAGTAAGCTGTTGTACAAAATTGAGAATAATTTGAAGTATTCATATAAGATTTTGAGAACCCTGAAATTAGGGTGCACACTTATAGGACCGTCTCCTCCTTAATGACATTAAAAGGTGAACTGCAATGTTGTAATGTGTGAACAATTAAGATagatatcttcatctatttaaaGAAATGTGGAGAGATATCAATTGGAActattgtatttattttaaaataattgtttactacaaataaaaataattattttttttcctaatgcaatttaatttaattagttattttctacaaataatttaaaaaaaaaatatttgctacATATTGTATTTATGAAAtggtagattttttttaaaaatatctcattttttattttatgtttatatatctatctaaaatttataattttgatgagggtatattttattttatatggtgtctattttgaaaatattatgtttataataattttaatattttgacatgtgaatggttgtcGAATTTAAGCAAAAGATAAAAGTTGACATTAACACACTCACACCATTACACTTCATCCCTTGCTACCATGGAGAATGCCTCTTGGCATTAAAAACTGTCATTTTTTATCTTAAATTTGATAGCAATTTAATAGCTATTTTGACATCATTAATGTCAAGAGGCATTGTACAATGATAGCGAAGGGTGGAGTTTAACGTGAGTGTGTTAACAAAAACATTgccatgtcaaaatattaatagtTGATAATAAATATATTTTCCTAAAATAAATAACACTTAAAATTTGTTCCcatcaaattaatatttaataataaatatattttttctaaaatAAGTAACAGGTAACTAGGATACCTATGTTAACATGAATCTATGAAAAATCTATCTCAACTAAGGTATACGAAGAAAGATTGGTAGACCCCTAAAAGTGAGTTTTCCTAAAATCCTTGTAAGATAAGAAACACGTgtctccacaaagaagagagagaagctcAATGCATAATGTCACATGCCAAATGTTATAACCAATGCCTTCATAATAGATTATGTATCTTCCCTTTGGAAGAAAAAACCTTGAGCTATCAAACTACTAAATCCCTactcaagtggaatgtagaaatgAATTAGGATGTATCAATCTAGAAATTTCTCATGTGTCTTGATGCTAATGTTGAACTGCTACGATGTCATAAAAGATTTGAGAATAGTGACCACTAAAGTGTGAAAACTATTGTCACGTGAAATTGCACCTTGTTAGAGACAGGTCTAGCATTCCAATAACACAATGGGATCGATCTCAAGTATGGGACTCTTGCTCTTGAGAACATACCTTCAAACAAGGTTGGCTTCCTCTCTAAACTAAATTCACTAGTGTTGGTCCAACCCAACGTTGAATAACTCTAGACTAATCCTACAACTAACAACCCACATaaggaaaaggaggaagaaaaagaaatacaaaaaacaAAGGGGTGGTGATACACCTAGATTGAAATGGTATCCTCCTACTCACTAAAACACACAAAAGAGTGAATAGAAAACCAAAAGAACCCACACACATTTCTTACTTTACCAACTTATAGAGGGATATATGGAGGTTAGGGTTCGATAAGGTAGTAAAAGGGAATTGATGATCCTCAATCAACACTTGCAAACAAGATTAACACAACATAAATCTATagaataaaaaaaatattcatCCAAACATGGAGGCAATGAAGATTACATTGAAAATCAAAATGAGAAGAGGTGAAAAATGAAATTTCTATTCATTCAAAGGTTTGGAGCCTATTTGTAGGTGCAAGGATGCAAAAAAAAACATGCACATGCAAGAGAAACTAGGGAATAACCCTTTAAAATAAGGCTTAATAGCCTTTTTATCCATCTGAAGGGCAAGGGAAAAGATAGGGCATGTGGTAGGGAGAAGAAACCCTAAACAATCTATTAAAAAATCCTAGATTTGCTTGCATGAAAATCTCTCCAAAATTTCCCTTCCATACTCGCATTGATGACCTATAAGTTTGAGTGTAAGAAGGATGAATATTTCCCACAAAATTTACTATCAAGGAATTGGGCTCTGACAAA encodes:
- the LOC131064431 gene encoding cellulose synthase A catalytic subunit 4 [UDP-forming] isoform X1 is translated as MEGDGLPLSATVILPKTRKNIKIDRVLTLCRGVCLLLLLKYRFNNPLQDAFIIWAIAGFCECLFVLNFIIYSLLKWRPVERQTDPHTLSARYEKRGEPCKLYPVDIFITTADPQKEPPLITANTILSVLAVGYPADRVSCYVSDDSASPVIFCMMLEVFTFAQKWVPFCKSHSIEPRSPAKLFSSRTASSLFEQGNELKEEYEQLENRINDLAQRPQEALKIARRYTSWASDNPYDHQPIVEVVNNIGIDRFEWNAPLLVYVAREKREGYKHQFKAGALNALMRVSGILSNSPFILNLDCDTYINDSNALRHAMCVFMDTKLGYNAGFVQFPQVFDNLDRQDVHGNRLVFLYDVLLKGLDGIQGPYYCGTGCFLRRTALHGVGTQEGSLLEDCRLELGKSALTKHDQGEIAWVSKEAALDLCSCNHEKGTAWGKQVGWSYGSSTEDVLTGYGIHCLGWRSIYLWLTPPAFKGMAPSTAPDRLAQRKRIAAGLVSMLLMQSSSFFYNPKTRLMFLERIAYIYNCMFYAGISVFAMLYMVLHVACLFSSKSLTPKAREYETIWFIGALCFQHGMSFLEYKWGAKNERFGVREWWNEERFWFVSNVSCFVLGTLEALFKSIGLVESSFTITPKTLNSKSESKSETPYSINASLLFILPMTLVMFILFAMMSTTLHLFRGGVEALEYMGGELLFGMWSLFILYPIVCQMIRVLKGYTALTSFVMLVSFIVTILLYVRA
- the LOC131064431 gene encoding cellulose synthase A catalytic subunit 3 [UDP-forming] isoform X2, which produces MMLEVFTFAQKWVPFCKSHSIEPRSPAKLFSSRTASSLFEQGNELKEEYEQLENRINDLAQRPQEALKIARRYTSWASDNPYDHQPIVEVVNNIGIDRFEWNAPLLVYVAREKREGYKHQFKAGALNALMRVSGILSNSPFILNLDCDTYINDSNALRHAMCVFMDTKLGYNAGFVQFPQVFDNLDRQDVHGNRLVFLYDVLLKGLDGIQGPYYCGTGCFLRRTALHGVGTQEGSLLEDCRLELGKSALTKHDQGEIAWVSKEAALDLCSCNHEKGTAWGKQVGWSYGSSTEDVLTGYGIHCLGWRSIYLWLTPPAFKGMAPSTAPDRLAQRKRIAAGLVSMLLMQSSSFFYNPKTRLMFLERIAYIYNCMFYAGISVFAMLYMVLHVACLFSSKSLTPKAREYETIWFIGALCFQHGMSFLEYKWGAKNERFGVREWWNEERFWFVSNVSCFVLGTLEALFKSIGLVESSFTITPKTLNSKSESKSETPYSINASLLFILPMTLVMFILFAMMSTTLHLFRGGVEALEYMGGELLFGMWSLFILYPIVCQMIRVLKGYTALTSFVMLVSFIVTILLYVRA